From Deinococcus planocerae, one genomic window encodes:
- the apaG gene encoding Co2+/Mg2+ efflux protein ApaG translates to MTHPPRPDADPASLTPDVRVTVEVQHFPSHSTPERQVFAYVIRIENHSGETWQLLARHWDIVDASGRETVVDGEGVVGQQPLIAPGGVFVYDSFVTVQDTPGRMGGHYVMQDAWGERARVPIPPFVLEVPGERTLN, encoded by the coding sequence ATGACCCATCCCCCCAGACCGGACGCCGACCCGGCGAGCCTCACGCCCGACGTGCGGGTCACTGTGGAGGTGCAGCACTTTCCGTCCCACTCGACCCCAGAACGTCAGGTCTTCGCCTACGTCATCCGCATCGAGAACCACAGCGGCGAGACGTGGCAACTCCTCGCCCGCCACTGGGACATCGTGGACGCCTCTGGCCGCGAGACGGTCGTGGACGGCGAGGGCGTGGTCGGCCAGCAGCCCCTGATCGCGCCGGGCGGCGTCTTCGTGTACGACTCCTTCGTGACCGTGCAGGACACGCCGGGACGCATGGGCGGCCACTACGTCATGCAGGACGCCTGGGGAGAGAGGGCGCGCGTGCCCATCCCGCCCTTCGTGTTGGAGGTGCCGGGGGAAAGGACGCTGAATTAG